A region of the Cannabis sativa cultivar Pink pepper isolate KNU-18-1 chromosome 3, ASM2916894v1, whole genome shotgun sequence genome:
TGATTAGTATTGATGGAACATTCTTGAAGATAAAGTATGGAGGAACACTGTTAGTTTCTGTTGTGTACGATGCAAACAACCAATTGTTTTCGGTAGCCTTTGCAACTGTTACAGTGAGAATCGTGACTCTTGGAAGTATTTCTTGCAAAAGTTAAAGGAATCCATTGGTGAGGTTGAAAATCTTATGTTCATATCgaataggcatcaaagcattgaacatGCTATTGAGGTTGTTTTCCCAGAAGCATGCCACTGTGCATGCTTCAAGCATATTACTATGAATGTCGTTCACACGTTGAAGACTGATATATGCAACCAGCTGATATGGCTTGTAGCTTACGCATGGAACAAGACAGAATGTGATAGACATTTTGAGGTGCTGAAACAGATGGACCCTACCATTGCTACATACGTCGAGCAAATAGGGTTTGAAAAGTAGGCTCCTCCTTATTGTCCAGGCGATCGGTAAAACATAATGACAAGCAACGCTACCGAAAGCTTCAACAAGGTGACAGAAGAATTCAGAAAATATCCAGTAACTATTTTGGTTGACTTCATCAAGTTCACACTTCAAAATTGGTTTGCTTCTCGTCTCGAAAAGGCTAGGAAGTGCGCTACTCCTTTGGCTACTACTTTTGAAAATGATTTAAAAAATCAACACAAAGATGGTATGTTCAGGAGTGTCCTTCGTAATGGTGCCCAATTGTTTAACATTGGTACGAGTCCTCAAGGTGAGAGAGGTCGTGATGTGAACTTAGTGGAGAGAGCATGCACTTGTGGACTTTTCCAAACACTCAAAATCCCTTGTCCCCATGCATGTGTCGCAGCAGTTAGTCAGAATGTGAGCGTGTACGCACTTTGCTCTCCATATTACAGAAAAGAAACGTGGAAGAAGATCTACGATGCCACAATTAATATTGTTGGCGAGGAGGATGAGTGGGTACTACCGGAACACATCAAGAACATAAGAATCGGGGTACCAGTGGAGAAAAACAAGTAGGTCGACCTAGGAAGAGCACTGCAGGTAGAAGACCGACGAAGTGTCGACCGTCTAGTGGTGAGGTGGTAGTGGAACCTCGTCATTGTTCGCTATGTCACGGTGCAGGGGACAACAAAGCTACATGCAAAGCTCGAGTTTGAATTATTTCTCTAATATTTAGATGCATATGTGTTATATTGTTGGTTGTTATTTAACAGGACTATAGCTTGAATATTTAACAATATGCATGGACATTTTTAATGTGTCTGTGACTTTGTGCGACATTTATGCGATTCATGTGCGATTTTATTTCATATTTCATAACTGCTGTTTTGTGCAATTTTTATGCGATATGTATGAGACTCTGTGCGAATTTGTTgcaccatttttattttttatttgcgATGCCGATCCGATTTCTGTGCGACATTTGGCGATTTTACTGGTGACATACCGAATATTCTATGTTGTCTAATTTGTACGATATTTATGCGATATATTTGCGACATTTTTAGCGAGTTAATTATCTTTTTCTGCAAGTTATTATTACAACTGTTAAATTATTTGTGATGTCTATGAGATATAGGTACGACATTTGAGCGATTGAACATTtcacaatattatataatataattacaaaagactatgtgtatatataaataacgTTACAAAAACTACCATGTTAAGTCCTTGTAAAATAAGTCCACACACCACCTATGCCTAAAGGTGAGCATGTTATCATCATTAACATGCTCAAATGAACGGTTAAACATGCAGTGCTCAATGTACTCCATGGCAAACATTCCACAATCGCCACtaccaattaaaaaattagcaaatatTAGCAACAATTAAGTTATGTAATTCATAATGGAgtgcaaaattaaataaattacataaattaaaaaaaaaaacagagattTACCTTGTATATGTTTGTGGTACAGCCTCATAGGTAGCTCTTCTATAATGTAGTGGTAGGAGCTGGCTGAGATCACCGCAATCAACCGGAAGTACATAATTGTTCAGTTCAAAATAACTACTAGCTCGAATTAGATTTGCAAATAGCTCGCCATAAGGCTTCAAATATGACTCCATGTTCTGGTCACTGGTGGCACCGATATCACAATCATATACAATAATCACCCAGTTATCAATATCCACCTCAACTGCCACCTAGTTGTGCTCTTTGGGAAGGCTCAACACAAAGTAGATGTAATCCTGGTTCTCCCAACACGGAAAGTGTCTGTGCTCTATCCCCAGCACATAATTCATAACGGTCTCATCCCATTTCATCTTGCTCTTGTCACCTTCATAATAATTCTAATACATGGAGAATATCTGTGGAGCAGATGTGTCCAAAACTACACCTTTTTGAGTGTACACTTCTGGATAGAGGTTCCGTCTTCTTCTCAATAAGTGCGCCATGGCATCAATTTGCTgtgtttcaaaagaaaaaagttaGAGATATATCGCACATATGTCGCACAATAATCGCATGAAATCGCAcaagagaaataaaaaaaaaactatttcattaatcgcacaaaaatcgcataTAAATCATACTTAAGTCGCAcaaataatacataataaaagaAGTGAATAAATTGCATAAAATGGGATATAAGTCGCACAAAATCGCATAATGTTGACAATATCGCATATAAATCGCATTAAACTCGCACATAAATTTAAAAGCACAATAAATTTATTCTGTTAAGAAATAACTTACAGCATCGTCGAGCCATTCTCCCTGCACCATCAGATTGACGAACCAAGATCGATTGGCTAGGCCAGTGTGAACATGCCTAGGACGGTGGTTGTCCCTCGCGTAAGTGATCCACTTTTGGAAAAATTTTAACAGCCGCAAGTCTGCCGGTTTCACAGTGTCTACTTCAACTAGCCCATGTCGTTGTTTCTTCTTCCCCGCTGTGTAGTCCTTCAAGAAAACCGGCTTCTGTTTTCTCCTAACCCTGGAGAAGTCCACCCGAGTAGGTGGCCCATTCAACTCTTCCACATCCTGAGATTTTGTATCACCCAGGGCAATCACAATGGCGTTTCTAGGAGTAGAAGGAACCTCATCTACGTTGGGTTCCCAATCTTCTGGATAGACATCATCCTCATCATAATCATCTCTCGCCGGTGATGGATGTATCGTCTATAAAGGCTCTGCCGGGTCTGATGGATGTGCTGGTGATGATTGATGTGCCAGCCCTGATGGTTGTGTCGGCTCCGAAGGCTGCTTTTGTAACAAATTTATCACGGTCGCAATTTGATCCATGATAAGATTCTTCATCTCTTTCTGACTTCTCTTGAAGTCAGCCTTCATCTTGGGCTGTGCAGTGAGAATGGCAAGTTGTTGTGCTTCAACCTTCTCCAATCTCTTTGCCAACAAGTGGTAGTCGGAGTCATTGGCTCCAGCAGAGGTTGGCGGAACAGTGGCAGGGGTTGGGGCACAGTTGCAGATGTGGAGGGGTCTAGTGTAGTTTTGGGTGAGGATGGTGGAATAATATTTACACTTTGAACATAATTCGCCACCCGTTTTGCTTAGGTCTCGAATGCAGtcaaatcatgctccccagcTTGTGTTTCTTCGACCTCATCTAAGCCCATTTCCACCGTGGAGACCTCACCCTCACAATTGGTCTTCCAATAATCAACCTCCCGATTCCGAGGATACAATATTTGAAGAATAACCATCTGCAAAAAGTGAACATGCCATCAATATCGCAATCATGTCGCGCGAAAATTGCAAAAACTCGCAAAAAATTACGCATAGAAATCGCACAAATATCGCATGGTAATCGCACTATATCGCCAAAAATCTATTACACATATCAGTCATTTAAAATCGCACCAATATCTCATAGTTATCGCATAATATCgccaaaataaatttataagagACTGCCAAGTACATCGCATAAAATCGCACAACAACCTCATAAAATTGCCAGAAAATATACTACACAACTGAACATTTAAAATGTACTGTAAAGtaaatcgcacaaaaatcgcacaaATGTCGCACCATATCGCACATAAACACAGATAACACTTATAGCAAAAATAGACAGCAAAAATAGACAAAGATTCACACACCCTTTTCTCAAACAGTACAGCCACATCAGGTTGCTTCACATCGTGTTTCGTGACTGAGTCGGGGGTACTCCAGTTCAACATTCAAGGGAATCGAGTCCCTTTGCACTGGCCATACTTCTTCCCGAAAACTTGCATGACCTCAAATGCCCAATATTGAAGGGCAGGTGCATATCCGTACACATTGTACTTCGCTTCTGGTTGAGTAACCTTTTTCTCCTTCTTGTGTTTCTTCTTGGTCTTATCATTCTTACTCGACACCTTATCCATGTAGTTTTTCCTATGTTGTTGCATATTCTTAGTTGTGGAAGACAACAACTTTTGATAAGAAAGAAGGCCCTAAGGATACTCGAAGAAGTTGTCTTCATTTTATACCAACTTCAGCATATTTGTCCAGATATACACACCCTCGGCCCGTGACAGCAGAACACCTTCCACAAATGCACAAAACCCCAGCTTGTATACATCGTCTGCAAAATCGCATGCCTCAAAAGCTAGCCAAAGGGTTTTAAAGGTCACCCTTTTTGAATTGTTGAGATCTCGCAAAATTCGATCAGAATCACATGGTGTAGTCAATTCTTCTGACGAAGGACCACCGCTCATCTTAAGGCTTGTGATCAAACCGAACTCAGATCGCCCAAATCTAGCTTTGGTTTTACCCACGTAAAACCACACTTCATCATTTTTGGCCTCACtcactttcttcttccttagtaACAATTGATGGACAATAACCCCACTGAATTTCAATTCACTGGCATTCCAAAAAACTCCAAAGGACGTCTCCTTCACCTTCTGAGTCAAGTTAAAAGCTTCAAATTTAGCCTTTACTGAAGCAAAGTACCCGTTCCCTCTGTAGGTTATACGCCATGGAAAGTGCTCTAACAATAGGAGAATAAGTTCTGGAGCCATCTGCATTTAAAAAGATTAATAAGATTATATCGCATAATAATCACACATAAGTCGCATAAAGATATGCAGATATCGTAAATATCGCACAACAGTCGCACAAACATCGCATAAAGACAGCAAAAAAAATAGGCCATTGTCAATTAGAATCGCACAAATATCGCACATTAATATCGCTAAAAAATGTACAACACAACAGCTAAACATGTCAAGATCCTGTCAGGTAAAATCACACAAACATCGCACAGTAATCGCATAATATTGCTAAAATTGCACAACCTATTCCATATCCCATATATCGCTCAAACATCGCACATAATCGcttaaaaattgcaaaaagatACCCAAAATGCATAAACCTAAGTAAAAATCGCACAATATCGCATACAAATCGCATAATGTCGCAAAAAACACGAAACCCATAATTTCCCCAAATTTTTCTTGCACAATTTATCACAAAAAAACACATACTAAATAACAATTTCAGTTTAACCACAGATTTATCCACAAATTTAGGCATATTTCTaagataaatttaaaaaaaaaaaaatacctcttttagTCGATTGGGATGGTGGCAGTGGCGGGGACGGTGCCCCGAGACTGGTGCGAGTGCGGTGGGTGGGTTCGACGGTGCTGGTTCGACAGTGCGAGTGGGGTTGGTGGGTTCGACGGAGGGGTTAGGGGGGTTCGTGGGTCGTCTGGTTCGAATGGAAGGGGTGGGTGGTTCGTGGGTTGTCTGGTTCCAATCGAGGGGGTGGGTGAGTTCGTGGGTGGGTTGTGGTTCAAATGTAGCTGAAGGGGGAGGGTTTTGCTTCAAACGGAGGGGGACGTGGGTGCTGGTTCGAATGGAGGGAGTGGATTCGACGGTGATGTTCgaatggagagagagagagagagagagagagagagagagagagagagagagagagagaggcctGTTAGAGAGAATGGGGGGAAAGTGAAAGGATGGGGATAATTttggaagaaaattgaaaaattagcaTATTTTTACTATGTGTAAATTTTGGGTACAATTAAACaacatttatcattttttagcataatatatcaaatttcccttttttatTCCACTTTAAACAATACTATTTTCGATGCATATGTTTACAAATTTTGGTCTTgctcaaacaaaattaaactcCAAACAAAGAGTAAAGAGCTATAGAAATAATCCCACATTAAAAATGTATGAGAAACATTATAGCTTTAATATAGAGATTGAACTACTCCACTTAGTAACAATGAGTTTTAAGTTGGAACGTTTATTTTCTATCAAAATACTTTCTATTTGAATTTATGAAATGGTATCAAACTAATAAAAGTTTCTGATAATTGCACATCGAAAATGTATGGGAACATTATAACTTAATATAAAGATTGAACTACTTCACTTAATATCAATTAGTTTTAAGTTGATACATCCATCCCTCACCAAAATACCTTTTCTCTCAATTTGTAAAAACAGCAGCCTACTTTATtgaatttcattttttaaaaaagaaaaaaattattaaatactaAAAACCTATGTTGATTTATCATTGAATCATGCGGTTACTGGCATGCTTCACTActgaaatcaatttttttaaaaaaaataaataaacaatccCAGTCTAAAGTTGTGGCCCTTATCCAAacctttttcatttttctcacTTTCCTTTTTAATTCATGTAATTAAACCAAATCAATAGCTTTTAACAGTTAAAGTATCGAATAATAAAAGCAATATCATATCAATCTGCATCACCCTTCTATAAATTGAGATGGAATTCCAAGTCCAAATGCAGCACTCATTAACTCTTCCCCTTCTCCCTCACTCATCACTCACTTTCTTATTCACACACACAATCTCacattctctctttctcttaacTTATAAGAGAAAATGAAGGCAGCATACCTTATGATGGTATGCACTGTACTGGTGCTTCTGGTAGCCAAACCACAAGTCACAATGGCTGTAACTTGCAGCCCGGTGCAGCTCAGCGCATGCGTGAGCGCGATTACCTCATCAACTCCGCCATCTCAGCTTTGCTGCAGTAAGATTAAGGAGCAAAAGCCCTGCCTCTGCGCATACCTTAAGAATCCAAACCTTAAGAAGTTCGTGGACTCACCTAATGCCAGGAAAGTTGCCAACACCTGCAAAACTCCCTATCCCAAGTGCTAAACTCAAATTATTACTCCTTCaagagcctctctctctctgtctctctctctctctctctctctctctctctctctctctctctctctcatataTGGATAATGCTAGCTTAACTTTGTGTGTTTTTTGGTGTCTTTTTTATATGTCTGTTGCTATGGCTAATGCACTTAGTTGTGATGAGAAATAATATGTTGGGGACTCGTTCAGATGTCTTGTTcagttttttttctcttcttcattGGTGTGTTTGTAAAAGATAGTAGTTTGTTGCGGAtggattatatataatatatttataagaaaTGTTGGATCATGTCCACATGACTTAGTTCTCTATTCACTAATAGTCATTGCTTAACTATCATTTAGAAAAAGGTCatgaattaaataatttcttttcattttaaGATTTGATTCTTGCTTATATGACAATAATAACATAAGCAAGAATTCGTCCAATAAAAGCAATCAGGTGTAGTAGCTCTGGAAAACGAAGGACACGTGCATAATTGCATTGGCACTACCTCACACACTCTTCCGAtcgtaattttataattttactccAAAAATAGTTATGATACATTGTCATAATTTCCTAAAAATGGCAACGGTTaaaggattttttttaaaaagctaaaaattaaaatttactaaTTAGTGTTAGAATATGGAATAAAATGAATGACGTTCTATTTCAAAATCAATTGGCTATGGAAGGAGTATATCAttcctcttatatattctattatttttccACACATTTGTAATGTGAGACTCTCTAATATCCCCTCAAGATGGTAGCTATTTTATTTGCATACCATCTTAGACAACTCGATCATAAGTGGCTCTTTTTTGGCTTACTATCCCTGATCACAAGTGGCTCTTTTACTCTACTTTTTGAATcagtatttttggatttttagtGGCTCTTTTTTTTTAGCCCACTATCCCCGAATCATAAATAGCATTTTTTGACTTTTGGCTCttggatcaattttttttttttttttttgtggctcTTTTTTTTTAACCTGGCCTGGATAGTCGccggagattttttttttttttttttgttctgataccatgttagaattcGAGATAAGATGAATAAAGTTCCATCTCAAACTTAATTGGTCATGGAAGGAGTAGCTCAttcctcttatatattctattatctttcAATACCTTATCAATATGAGACTCTCTAATAATTAACCAACCAGCCATAGAAATCCTTTTGGAGCTCTAAATGTCCAAAACCGTTTTTAAAAGTCCAACCAATCAACTCAATGTCATTCATCTTTAAAGTTTCTCAAGTATTGATGAAGAGGGGTACTAATGTGAGGCAAACACATTAAAGTAAGAATTTGTAGAGCCGATCCAATTgaagttttttattattttttttaagtttacaCATCTATACTAAAAAGGATCaacaatattaattttgttagagaaaaaataatatacccAAACTCAACATCtaacaataattattatatatgaccaatataatttatgtaataaaagaagataaactttttttaaatttatttattacaatcattacaactttctttaaataaatttactcattaaattttttatacattattattatagatttttccttttatatattttattgatatggtgattctttttttaaaaaaaaaaaaactttaatagCAAACAAAAAAGACACCGAGAAAAATAATGATTTGAGatattatttcataattttttttaacattaatcatacttttatttttataatactttattgaaatttaatactttttttCACTCAATTATTACATTATATACaactaatttttaattgtaattgcttacagatattttttaagcataatatacatacattatatatacctTTACTACTAACTAGTATTTAATTCGAAGTggatactaattattttatgtgTGTATATTTAGATACCAATTAGTAGGTTACCTAAGCGTTTAGATAGTCgttaaaagttattattttaattttttttacacaagttattattttaatttatatactatcaagtataaattaataatttttatatagaaatCATATggtatcatttttattttaattggataccaaaaagtattaattttactttagattaattaatttatactaTATTTGTAAGTAGGTTACCAATGGCTATACTTTCTGTAATAAAAgcatacaaattaaaaaaaaaaatacatttatctaccattaagattataaattaaaattcaaaacaaaatatatatttaggtaCCATACCACTTAATATATAAGTAATTATCATCgtaaaaaaagataaagatttaaatgctattacgttgaagaacaaaaatgtaaatatgaaaataaatttaatgtaTAAAATGAGAAGTAATTATACAACATATTAACAAATAAATGGGAAcaataaaatagtaattaaattttaaatattgattattaagttatttaatttaaaattttgagtaCATTAAACTATACatcatatattaataattatttataataaaaagtaTCTAGATGTAAATTTTCCTTTTCTATTTAACtgaatatttaaaatacaacaTAGTCAAGATTattatctatctatctataataataataataagggatttttttatttttacacttcaaaacagtttttctTGCATTTTTACGAAGTTCTACATAAAAActcatattgcaactagcgttgcaacttaaattgcaacaaaaaatcgtacaaAAATCTCTATTGCAATTAGcgttgcaaccactttagaaacccaaaccgtaaatttaaaaaaataatatgtaagGTAATTCccttactaataataataaagataaataaCAAATCAACCACTCTTTTTTAATACACCATTCATTTAATTTCATGCAAAAAGGGAAACTTAAGACCAATAATGCAGAAGGGAAACTTAAGACCAATAATGTTAAAGAGATaaggaggaaaaaaaaaagctacGTTGAAGTGAAAAACTTGTGATACTATTTCAATTACTCAATCGAATAATATTTTTCACAAAGTAAAATCTCATTGTCGTGAGATTTCTATTTTGGAGCCCATTTCTAAAATGCTAgaaataagaataaaataaataagttttgTTGGTGCAGTACAAGGCCGCCCAACATAACCTTTCTCTCGTCGAGTTTGACAACTTACTGGTTGGTCGAGAATCTTTATCTAAGCATATGACAAGAGTTTCACTAAAAAGTGAAGAAGATCAAGTACTCTTCAGcaacaaaacaaaaaagaggCCCGAGCGACCGAAAGTATTGAGAAGTCATATAAACAACAACATTAAAGCTCTCAATCAGGGAAGCTGAAAAGAATTATGATAAGAATAATTGGACAAATAAACAAAAGATTTTCAAATGTTATAATTGTCTTTGGATAAGTCATTCAATCTTGAATAAGTGGAATGCTACACGGTGACAATTATGAATGACCTATTCAAGTATCTTTGGATTTCTTTGAAAGGAAAATCTCATGCGCTAAAAACAATAAGAAATCTAAGGGAATAAGTAGAAGAAGATTGGAACAAGAACAATTTGATGGTGCTGCAAAGTATGGAGCAGCAAAGCACAATATTGACACATTTGTTAAAAGATTTACAACAACCAATCAACTAAACTACTTAGTGCCATCGTCATTGCGTAGCATGTGGAAGTGGAATATCATTTTTTGAGACTTCAAGATGAAGTAGAAATGTGACGTATCTAAAAGTTACAAATCAACATTTTCTTAGAGAGAAAGTACTTCGTGAAGTGGAAATGTGACATATCTATAAGTTATAAATCAACTTAACAATGTCAAACGAGAAGAACACATTTAGCAATCACAAAAGCATCCGCAGTTATTCAAGGTGGCAGTTGGAATTCAACTAATTGAATTGGTTTATCAATTACAAAAGCATCCCCAGTTATCAATCACAT
Encoded here:
- the LOC133036046 gene encoding uncharacterized protein LOC133036046, which encodes MTSNATESFNKVTEEFRKYPVTILVDFIKFTLQNWFASRLEKARKCATPLATTFENDLKNQHKDGMFRSVLRNGAQLFNIGTSPQGERGRDVNLVERACTCGLFQTLKIPCPHACVAAVSQNVSVYALCSPYYRKETWKKIYDATINIVGEEDEWVLPEHIKNIRIGVPVEKNK
- the LOC115709419 gene encoding non-specific lipid-transfer protein 2, whose translation is MKAAYLMMVCTVLVLLVAKPQVTMAVTCSPVQLSACVSAITSSTPPSQLCCSKIKEQKPCLCAYLKNPNLKKFVDSPNARKVANTCKTPYPKC